From Camelina sativa cultivar DH55 chromosome 5, Cs, whole genome shotgun sequence:
GCAAAAGTTTTTAGTGGTATTGATGATAAAGACATTGTGGCTTGGTCAGCGATGCTTGCAGGATATGCTCAGACCGGAGAGACGGAGGCAGCTATTAAGATGTTTAGTAAGCTCACAAAGGGAGGGGTGAAACCGAATGAGTTTACATTCTCTAGCATCCTTAACGTGTGTGCGGCTACTACCGCGTCTATGGGACAGGGAAAGCAGTTCCACGGGTTTGCTATAAAATCAAGACTCGATAGCTCTCTGTGTGTTAGTAGTGCTCTTTTAACCATGTATGCAAAGAAAGGCAACATTGAGAGTGCGGAAGAAGTTTTTaagaggcagagagagagagatctagtATCATGGAATTCGATGATCTCTGGGTATGCACAACACGGGCAAGCTATGAAGGCTCTCGAAGTTTTCAaggaaatgaagaagagaaaggtgaAAATGGATAGCGTGACATTCGTCGGAGTATTTACCGCTTGTACACATGCGGGGTTAGTAGAAGAAGGCGAAAAGTATTACGATATAATGGTGAGAGACTGCAAGATTGCACCTACAAAAGAGCATAATAGTTGTATGGTGGATTTATATAGCCGAGCCGGGCAACTCGAAAAGGCTATGAAGGTTATAGACAACATGCCAAACCCGGCTAGTTCCACCATTTGGAGAACGATTCTAGCTGCATGCCGTGTGCACAAGAAAACAGAGCTTGGGAGATTAGCTGCAGAGAAGATCATTGCAATGAAACCAGAGGATTCAGCTGCATATGTGCTGTTGTCTAATATGTATGCAGAGGCAGGAGACTGGCAAGAGAGAGCCAAAGTAAGGAAGCTCATGAACGAGAGAAACGTGAAGAAAGAACCTGGTTACAGTTGGATTGAGGTCAAGAACAAGACTCACGCATTCTTGGCGGGTGATCGGTCTCATCCTCGTAAAGATCAGATCTATATGAAGCTAGAAGATTTAAGTACACGGCTGAAGGATTTAGGGTATGAGCCGGATAAAAGTTATGTGCTT
This genomic window contains:
- the LOC109133104 gene encoding pentatricopeptide repeat-containing protein At2g27610, yielding MVAYSKCMAMVDALRLFKETGSLGNVVSWTAMISGFLQNDGKEEAVDLFSEMKRKGVRPNEFTYSVILTALPVISPSEVHAQVVKTNYERSSTVGTALLDAYVKLGKVDEAAKVFSGIDDKDIVAWSAMLAGYAQTGETEAAIKMFSKLTKGGVKPNEFTFSSILNVCAATTASMGQGKQFHGFAIKSRLDSSLCVSSALLTMYAKKGNIESAEEVFKRQRERDLVSWNSMISGYAQHGQAMKALEVFKEMKKRKVKMDSVTFVGVFTACTHAGLVEEGEKYYDIMVRDCKIAPTKEHNSCMVDLYSRAGQLEKAMKVIDNMPNPASSTIWRTILAACRVHKKTELGRLAAEKIIAMKPEDSAAYVLLSNMYAEAGDWQERAKVRKLMNERNVKKEPGYSWIEVKNKTHAFLAGDRSHPRKDQIYMKLEDLSTRLKDLGYEPDKSYVLQDIDDEHKEAVLAQHSERLAIAFGLIATPKGSPLLIIKNLRVCGDCHAVIKLIAKIEKREIVVRDSNRFHHFGSDGVCSCGDFW